DNA sequence from the Acidobacteriota bacterium genome:
GAGCGGAGCACCAAAGACTTCAACTCTCTCGACAAGGGGATGTTTCTCGCTTGCGCTGCTTCTTCGCAGGAGACTACTGGCTGGTGGAATAGATAGCGTTTTTGAGGCATAATTCTTAGTTATCAGTATTTAGCGATTGATTCGAGCGGTCGGATGCTTCCGGCTTTGATGGTGAGAGGGAATATGGGAAAAATAGCAGTATCGTTGTTTAGTGTCAATCGCTCTATTCGTCGATCCACACTTGCCTCGAGGAGGCTGACTTGGGGCCTTGGGAAGCTTGACCTCTTCTCGACTTGCTCTGGCGCGGTGGTTTGGGCCTCTTGCTCTATGAGCACCTCCCCCTCCACCGAAAACACCCCACCCCGCCCCCCAGCAAACCGCCTCGCCAGCTCGAACGCCTGCGCCTCCAGCCGGATCTGGGTATAACTCCGTCCATTCACCACCAGGTCTCCGATCCAGGATTTGAGGAAGGTCTCGGGGCCGAGATGGCGGTATTGGGTTAGGTGGACTAGTTCGTGGAAGAGGATGAATTGGGGGGAGAAGCCGCTGGAGCGGGATTCGTTGAGCAGGATGGTGTCGATGAGGGCGAGGCCGGAGGCTTGGCGGAAGTCGAGGGTGTTGGCGGCGGGGATGCGGAGCTCGGCGAGGAAGGGGGGATTCTCGAAGCGGGGGACGGTGCGGATGCGGGCGGTGGTGAGGACTTCTTCGGGGAAGTAGGGGCCGTAGAGCTCGAGCTCCTCGTTGGTGAGGGGGCGGGCTTCGGGGCGGTGGGTTTGGCGCTGGTCCTCGATCCACGCGTGCGCCTGCTGAACGATAGAGGCGAGCTGGGGATTGGGAGTTGGGTCGGCGGTGGCTTTGGGGTGTGAGCAGGCGGCGAGGAGGGCCAGGAAGAGACAGGGGACGAGGGCGGCGAAGCGGGGGAGCCAGCGGTGAGGGGATGCGGTGGCTTGGAGCATGGGGAACGAGTCCTTTGAGAATTGTGGGTCGGGCCGCGGGCTGAAGCGGTGTGGGATCGTGGTTGGAGGACGGTTGCGGGGAGCTGCTGGTGCGGCTTTGAAGGCAGCTCCTATCGCCCATCAGTATGGAGCTTGTGGCCTTGAAGTTTCATCGGTGCCGAGATTTCAGGAAAGTGACGGGGCTTCCGCAGCCCTTGACCCACGGCAGCTCGGCGGGAATAGTGTTTTAGCATGGGGTGATGAAGGCGGCGCGCGCTCCGCGTGGGCGTCTGGTCTCCGCCCTCGAAGAAGCCTACAGAGAATTGCAGCATGAGGAGTCAACGATGAAAGCCATGGTCGTACCAGCAGCGGGTGAGCCTCTGGAAATGCAGGATCTTCCGATGCCCGAGCCGGGGCGTGGGGAGGTGCGGGTGAAGGTGCACGCTTGTGGGGTGTGCCATAGCGATCTCTTCGTCACCGAGAACCTGTGGCCGGGGCTGCAATTTCCGCGCGTTCCGGGCCACGAGGTGGCCGGCGTGGTGGATGCGGTGGGGGAGGGGGTAACGCACTTCCAGAGCGGCGACCGCGTGGGGCTGGGCTGGCACGGTGGGCACGACGGCAGCTGCGACGCCTGCCTGCGGGGCAGATTCATCCACTGCGAGAACGCCCAGATCACCGGCCTCTCCATGAACGGCGGCTACGCCGAGTACGTGGTGGCACCGGCGGTGGCGCTGGCACGGGTGCCGGAGGGGATGGCCTTTGCCGATGCCGGGCCGTTGCTGTGTGCCGGCGTGACCACCTTCAACGCCCTGCGCAACGCGGGGGCGCGCCCGGGGGACTTGGTGGGAGTTCAGGGTCTCGGAGGCCTCGGGCATCTGGGAGTGCAGTTCGCCCATGCCATGGGCTTCCGGGTGGTGGCCATCTCCCGCGGGGCGGAGAAGAAGGACTTCGCTCACGAGCTGGGGGCGGATCATTACGTGGATTCGGAGGCCGGCGATCTGGGGCAGGCGCTCCAGGAGCTGGGGGGAGCGAAGGTGTTGTTGGCGACGGCGCCCAATGCTGAGGCCATCTCGGCGTTGGTGCCGGGGCTGGGAATGGAGGGCGTGGTGA
Encoded proteins:
- a CDS encoding alcohol dehydrogenase — translated: MKAMVVPAAGEPLEMQDLPMPEPGRGEVRVKVHACGVCHSDLFVTENLWPGLQFPRVPGHEVAGVVDAVGEGVTHFQSGDRVGLGWHGGHDGSCDACLRGRFIHCENAQITGLSMNGGYAEYVVAPAVALARVPEGMAFADAGPLLCAGVTTFNALRNAGARPGDLVGVQGLGGLGHLGVQFAHAMGFRVVAISRGAEKKDFAHELGADHYVDSEAGDLGQALQELGGAKVLLATAPNAEAISALVPGLGMEGVVMVVGAAGEPLTISAIDLISADRRVQGWSSGTAIDSTDTMEFAQQHGIRPMIETFPLAQASEAIEHMKSGKVRFRSVIEVAGS